From one Dermatophagoides farinae isolate YC_2012a chromosome 5, ASM2471394v1, whole genome shotgun sequence genomic stretch:
- the LOC142597549 gene encoding carbonic anhydrase 6-like: protein MIITAMEMKCLTILSIWWSLQMIIIIESINFGHNNHNNRELQSNIDHITKKLWDYRGPTGEQYWDKQYKYCKGHYQSPINIEMDRIVYVPNLQLSFINYDHYLFSMRMANNGHGGK from the coding sequence atgataataacggctatggaaatgaaatgtttgacCATATTATCAATATGGTGGTCATTacaaatgatcataatcatcgaatcaataaattttggCCACAATAACCATAATAATCGTGAATtacaatcaaatattgatcatataacaaaaaaattatgggaTTATCGTGGTCCAACCGGTGAACAATATTGGGATAAACAATATAAATATTGTAAAGGACATTATCAATCACcgataaatattgaaatggATCGTATTGTTTATGTACCAAATttacaattatcattcatcaattatgatcattatcttttttcCATGCGTATGGCTAATAATGGCCATGGTGGTAAGTag
- the LOC124499463 gene encoding carbonic anhydrase: MNDDHDDRLGCFVTGTALNNDIYRFVQFHFHWRNSHSSGSEHAINGNKFTMEMHIVHQNVRYDENEAILNRILAGDLFTVIAVFFNETDRHNKYLDPIIHHLDKIINVDSEYPLEQPLRLSDLLPDDKQTDFLRYYGSYTTPDCQEIVTWIIYPKPLDITSEQMNKFRELLFNSTHNHHHNHHHNHHHHHHHNHHESEDSNSQDQNHLNHHLHHRQHRLKKIRKKIHNKKNEHEHEHENENENENENENENDDDDSDDENSDDEDNDETFGYYRHIQELGSRKIYAPMQSNGNEIFPSLMLILTMMMMVVTLII, translated from the exons atgaatgatgatcatgatgatagaCTTGGCTGTTTTGTTACCGGTACGGCATTGAATAATGACATTTATCGTTTTgtacaatttcattttcattggcgTAATTCACATTCAAGTGGTTCAGAACATGCAATCAATGGCAATAAATTTACAATGGAG aTGCATATCGTTCATCAAAATGTTcgttatgatgaaaatgaagcaATTTTGAATCGTATTCTGGCTGGCGATTTATTTACCGTGATAGCtgtatttttcaat GAAACTGATCGtcataataaatatttggatccaataattcatcatttggataaaattatcaatgttgACAGTGAATATCCATTGGAACAGCCGCTGCGATTAAGTGATCTATTACCGGATGATAAACAAACGGATTTTCTTCGTTATTATGGTTCATACACAACACCGGATTGTCAAGAGATTGTTACATGGATCATTTATCCAAAACCATTAGATATTACATCGGAAcagatgaataaatttcgtgaattattattcaattccacacataatcatcatcacaatcatcatcataatcatcaccaccaccatcatcataatcatcatgaatcagaagattcaaattcacaagatcaaaatcatttaaaccatcatttacatcatcgtcaacatcgtttgaaaaaaatacgaaaaaaaattcacaataagaaaaatgaacatgaacatgaacatgaaaatgaaaatgaaaatgaaaatgaaaatgaaaatgaaaatgatgacgacgattcggacgatgaaaattctgatgatgaggataatgatgaaacttTTGGTTATTATCGTCACATACAGGAATTGGGTTCAAGAAAAATCTATGCACCAATGCAATcgaatggaaatgaaatttttccatcactAATGCTCattttgacgatgatgatgatggtggtcacattgataatttaa
- the LOC124495560 gene encoding 28 kDa heat- and acid-stable phosphoprotein — MAPPRSKTSHKGKRRHFSSPEEIQQQMSRLNMKDNDDDDDDIKEEDEDTDGSSHSSDDDSSDEQKISKPKGVSGLIEIENPNRNPSRAPTTDQVQLTRREREEIEKQQAKEKYQKLHAEGKTDQAKADLARLELIRKQREEANQKREMERMIKQKQSGKATNNSSTAAAAATSLLPTSGQQRLTSAQKQSQVRAKKSQQQQTK, encoded by the exons atggcACCACCAAGAAGTAAAA cTAGCCATAAAGGTAAACGAcgtcatttttcatcacctgaagaaatacaacaacaaatgagcCGATTAAATATgaaagataatgatgatgatgatgatgatattaaagaagaagatgaagaCACTGATGGATCATCACATtccagtgatgatgattcttctgatgaacaaaaaattagcAAACCAAAAGGCGTTTCTGGtctgattgaaattgaaaatccaaATCGTAATCCAAGTCGTGCTCCTACGACAG ATCAAGTACAATTAACACGTCGTGAACGTGAAGAGATTGAAAAACAgcaagcaaaagaaaaatatcaaaaattaCATGCTGAAGGTAAAACTGATCAAGCAAAAGCAGATCTGGCACGTTTAGAATTGATACGTAAACAACGTGAAGAAGCAAATCAAAAACGTGAAATGGAACgaatgataaaacaaaaacaatctgGTAAAGCAACAAATAATTCTTCTACTGCTGCAGCTGCTGctacatcattattaccgACATCTGGACAACAGCGATTAACCTCGGCACAAAAACAATCGCAAGTTCGTGCAAAAAAATCTCAACAGCAACAgactaaatga
- the LOC124495534 gene encoding uncharacterized protein LOC124495534 — MAAIQRFSLLFINICLILIVNQSKLSSSSSSFYPYSISNSTLNGNNNRHASVSSSYYNRNSFQSASSLSSASIPYRPGRCYLNNCLNDGQCILNPNTLKSYCRCQPKYVGSSCEYQNPCFGMNRCFNGGTCQPIIATDAPPSFKCLCPLGFSASMCEVETPNICQREHPCRNGGRCILHTDLEHYQCNCLSGWRGELCEERDNCASSPCKNGARCLSHSNGTGFTCECSNGFRGKTCSEDINECLELGDDLACNQKGTCINVPGSYVCNCEAGYTGQRCETVYIPCKTDNPCQNGGDCIADHLSKTYHCNCPAGFTGRDCEINIDDCGGNLCQNGGTCIDGINTYTCLCPSNFTGSYCSQDVDECSLQPQPCQNSATCANTIGGFNCICVNGWTGPTCAENINDCANAPCFNGATCHDRVGSYYCQCPPGKTGLLCHLDDACASNPCHTGAICDTSPVDGTYVCSCPAGYKGTDCMQDIDECHDSGSPCEHGGTCVNTPGSYRCDCAIGFAGARCEVNINECDSNPCQNEGTCLDERGSYRCVCMPGYTGIHCESNINECQSDPCQNKAVCTDLINGYRCLCFDGFDGVNCEKINGQCTKNPCRNNGTCHNEIQIPNRQETSVCTCLDGFSGRYCEYNINDCESNPCFHGKCIDMINSFKCICNPGYTGMLCQTQINECLSNPCSNGGTCVDEISNYRCECPNGTYGFNCQFQENECWSNPCMHGGTCHDMMGKYRCQCAAGFRGEQCEIVIDQCQSNPCANGGTCYTTDLAITGSPYKCRCPKGFYGPRCLSDLDECDPNPCLNGGICKDDVNKFHCHCMPGYTGYRCETSLNPCSQIYCQNGGTCINHQSPFGQYSWTSPFHCQCRQQYSGIYCEIDNSKNSLMDQKRRQAWQRCPKADFCYEHFSDNICNEDCNNRDCLFDGFDCRSAITDQSDQSSSPGNGHNHHPHNHQQQNNNPQMVNNHSTFHFDLCNRDYNPYCEDNYANGHCDHGCDIAECAWDGLDCETDPSSTDYLRGELIIDINFPYSQMNGTNVAQIPLPVKRMIRMVSILIGSVLRIRDIRENNPHGTTKLIMGIDNRKCRQTGQCFENSQDVASFLSVSQNRQASPVKQFLRKSGIQMHFDANDDVRDRSPMDNAKDAQNLTFIVISLLLLLCIGILLGALVSNNRKKVARGITWFPEGFFTNQMPISRSARHHSNTNSTAAAACGDFSRSRGRRESNLLSHSNSIRSGCPDGQEMRQFKSPRDDLMVDEKSQCAAVIYEEPSECRSWSSAHYEAFQPHDSMTPPLPTPSIDSIGPNGMTPLMVASAFPMNLMNVDNPDILCDSNNAVHDLLMNGANVSLTCEKTHETCLHLAARYARADAAKRLIEAGADCNAQDATGRTPLHSAIAADARGVFEILLRNRTVDLNARTSDGTTPLILAARMANEGMLEQLVLHNCELNIADDSGKTALHWASSVNNVEAVRVLLQHGADRDARNIREETPLFLAAREGAYQCAKLLLDYHANRDITDNMDQLPRDVALARMHTDIVELLDKHEPSTLPPPIQAINNNNNSGNSSNNGSGGGGGGGGITSPNPNRMMMVTSPIPVQQWGTLGRNTAPRRNKQQQQQQHNHHMASGQHQHQSNLNLATSIGNKNNNNSNASSSILSPTGTLKGTKSSSFSSKNDSSSSTTKNGNQSNVPPPPPPPRNCVALYNGLHHSSNPLQQPILLLGSGAPSTTTSATSTTSPTTPPSTTTTMGTNYEILTSSSTAANDNYSQHHQQQQTYSSSINSSSHQHQASFSLNGSQQQPQTSTNHHDDDSIMTNTGFIGHHHQHQISNMSTATAMTNLTSPTSTASSSYYGHHHNHQTSQISNHHQDYNSIQQQQQQQQQQQLMAIQSSAMISPPLMINGQTTTTINNGSRPPPAYNECFHLKQLSTASSMSNHHHNQYNQQQQQNIHHNHHLQPIAVAPRQQLLQQQLQQQCGIVNGGCQQQQPPTPTATIAPASLLSSPTSSNTTMMAYHHQNNNQTISRIQQQQPSNNQQVNSTTTTTTTLIQNQQQSQQPRPLDSYPTPSPDSWASLSTSSPLSVMNDWTSASSGGGTTTTSTAASSVSSSSLSGSSVTTVINGTEQPPPNSSSNLLLLNTNGPQPGQTALSAVTGNGNIGQMLSMGMIMLSPTNATSYQSAMNIPNNNQSSTATATTTTTGRQQQQQQPQQSQTGANILATTAAATTTTTMTATDNSSNNNSSSIYHHHTHHQPRFQPSSTQQAVFI; from the exons atggctGCCATACAACGATTCTCATTACTATTTATCAACATTTGTCTGATATTAATTGTCAATCAatccaaattatcatcatcatcgtcatcattttatcCATATTCGATCTCGAATTCTACAT TGAACGGAAACAATAATAGACATGCATCcgtgtcatcatcatattataatcggaattcatttcaatctgcatcatcattatcatcagcatcgATACCATATCGTCCGGGACGTTGTTATCTGAATAACTGTCTTAATGATGGTCAATGTATTTTGAATCCAAATACGCTGAAATCTTATTGtcg ctGTCAACCAAAATATGTTGGTTCAAGTTGTGAATATCAGAATCCTTGTTTTGGTATGAATCGTTGTTTCAATGGTGGAACATGTCAACCAATTATTGCAACAGATGCGCCAccatcattcaaatgtttgtgtCCGTTAGGTTTTTCTGCCAGTATGTGTGAAGTGGAAACACCAAATATTTGTCAACGTGAACATCCATGCCGTAATGGTGGCCGCTGTATACTACATACAGATCTGGAACATTATCAATGTAATTGTCTTTCTGGTTGGCGTGGTGAACTTTGTGAAGAACGTGATAATTGTGCATCAAGTCCATGTAAAAATGGTGCCCGTTGTTTATCACATTCAAATGGTACCGGTTTCACGTGTGAATGTTCGAATGGTTTCCGTGGTAAAACATGTTCTGAAGATATTAACGAATGTCTTGAACTTGGCGATGATTTGGCTTGTAATCAAAAAGGAACTTGCATAAATGTTCCTGGATCATATGTCTGCAATTGTGAAGCTGGTTATACTGGACAACGTTGTGAAACGGTTTATATTCCATGTAAAACGGATAATCCATGTCAAAATGGTGGTGATTGTATTGCGGATCATCTTTCGAAAACATATCATTGTAATTGTCCAGCTGGATTTACTGGACGTGATTGTGAAATAAATATCGATGATTGTGGTGGCAATCTATGCCAAAATGGTGGTACCTGTATTGATGGTATCAATACTTATACCTGTTTGTGTCCATCGAATTTTACCGGTTCATATTGTTCAcaagatgttgatgaatgttCGCTGCAACCACAACCATGCCAGAATAGTGCAACATGTGCTAATACGATTGGTGGATTTAATTGCATCTGTGTCAATGGTTGGACTGGACCAACTTGTGCTGAAAACATTAATGATTGTGCGAATGCACCTTGTTTTAATGGTGCTACTTGCCATGATCGTGTTGGATCATATTATTGTCAATGTCCACCTGGTAAAACGGGATTATTATGTCATCTGGATGATGCTTGTGCATCAAATCCATGTCATA CTGGCGCAATTTGTGATACAAGTCCAGTGGATGGTACCTATGTTTGTAGCTGTCCGGCCGGTTATAAGGGAACTGATTGTATGCaagatattgatgaatgtcATGATAGTGGTTCACCTTGTGAACATGGCGGTACTTGTGTCAATACACCTGGATCATATCGTTGTGATTGTGCCATTGGTTTTGCTGGTGCCCGATGTGAAGTTAATATTAATGAATGTGATTCAAATCCATGCCAAAATGAAGGCACTTGTCTTGACGAACGTGGATCATATCGTTGTGTCTGCATGCCTG gcTACACCGGTATACATTGTGAATCAAATATTAATGAATGTCAATCAGATCCATGTCAGAATAAAGCCGTATGTACCGATCTAATCAATGGCTATCGTTGTCTTTGTTTCGATGGTTTTGATGGTgtaaattgtgaaaaaatcaatggtcAATGTACGAAAAATCCATGCCGTAATAATGGTACATGTCATAATGAAATACAGATACCGAATCGTCAGGAAACATCTGTGTGTACTTGTTTGGATGGTTTCAGTGGCCGTTATTGTGAATATAATATCAATGATTGTGAATCCAATCCATGTTTCCATGGTAAATGTATCGATATGATTAATTCGTTTAAATGTATCTGTAATCCTGGTTATACTG GAATGTTGTGTCAAAcacaaatcaatgaatgtttATCAAATCCATGTTCAAATGGCGGAACGTGTGTAGATGAAATATCCAATTATCGTTGTGAATGTCCAAATGGTACATATGGTTTCAATTGTCAATTTCAAGAAAACGAATGCTGGTCTAATCCTTGTATGCATGGTGGTACATGTCATGATATGATGGGAAAATATCGTTGTCAATGTGCGGCTGGTTTTCGTGGTGAACAATGTGAAATTGTTATTGATCAATGTCAATCAAATCCATGTGCCAATGGCGGTACATGTTATACAACAGATTTGGCAATCACTGGTTCGCCATATAAATGCCGATGCCCAAAAGGATTCTATGGTCCACGTTGTTTATCCGATTTGGATGAATGTGATCCAAATCCATGTCTAAATGGTGGCATATGTAAAGATGATgttaataaatttcattgtcattgcaTGCCCGGCTATACTGGTTATCGTTGTGAAACATCATTGAATCCATGTTCACAAATTTATTGTCAAAATGGTGGTACCtgtattaatcatcaatcaccATTTGGACAATATTCATGGACATCACCATTCCATTGTCAATGTCGTCAACAATATTCGGGCATCTATTGTGAAATTGATAATagtaaaaattcattaatggATCAAAAACGTCGTCAAGCATGGCAAAGATGTCCAAAAGCTGATTTTTGTTATGAACATTTCTCCGATAATATCTGTAATGAAGATTGTAATAATCGGgattgtttatttgatgGTTTTGATTGTCGATCAGCCATAACGGATCAATCAGATCAATCATCTTCACCGGGTAAtggccataatcatcatcctcataatcatcaacaacaaaacaataatccACAAATGgttaataatcattcaacatttcattttgatcttTGTAATCGTGATTATAATCCATATTGTGAAGACAATTATGCAAATGGACATTGTGATCATGGTTGTGACATTGCAGAATGTGCATGGGATGGTCTGGATTGTGAAACCGATCCATCATCCACTGATTATCTTCGCGGTGAATTGATTATCGATATTAATTTTCCATATAGCCAAATGAATGGCACGAATGTTGCACAGATTCCATTACCAGTAAAACGTATGATAAGAATGGTATCAATACTGATTGGTTCAGTGTTACGAATACGTGATATACGGGAAAACAATCCACATGGTACAACTAAATTAATAATGGGTATTGATAATCGAAAATGTCGTCAAACTGGACAATGTTTCGAGAATAGTCAAGATGttgcatcatttttatccGTTTCACAGAATAGACAAGCATCACCAGTGAAACAATTTCTACGGAAATCTGGTATCCAGATGCATTTCGatgccaatgatgatgttcgtGATCGTTCACCAATGGATAATGCTAAAGATGCACAGAATCTAACATTCATCGTcatatcattgttattattgcttTGTATCGGAATATTACTTGGTGCATTAGTATCGAACAATCGAAAGAAAGTTGCTCGTGGTATTACCTGGTTTCCAGAAGGATTTTTCACAAATCAAATGCCCATCTCACGTAGTGCAcgtcatcattcaaatacaaattcaacggctgctgctgcttgtGGTGATTTCAGCAGATCACGTGGCCGTCGTGAATCAAATCTTCTttcacattcaaattcaattcgatccGGTTGTCCGGATGGACAAGAAATGCGTCAATTTAAATCACCACGTGATGATTTGATGGTGGATGAGAAAAGTCAATGTGCGGCTGTCATCTATGAAGAACCATCGGAATGTCGTTCATGGTCCTCGGCACATTATGAGGCATTTCAACCACATGATTCCATgacaccaccattaccaacaccatcgattgattcaattggtCCGAATGGAATGACACCATTAATGGTTGCATCAGCATTTCCAATGAACCTGATGAATGTTGATAATCCCGATATATTATGCGATAGTAATAATGCCGTACATGATCTACTGATGAATGGAGCCAATGTATCATTGACATGTGAAAAAACACATGAAACATGTTTACATCTAGCTGCACGTTATGCACGTGCTGATGCTGCTAAACGTCTAATTGAAGCTGGTGCCGATTGTAATGCACAAGATGCAACGGGACGTACACCATTACATTCTGCCATTGCTGCTGATGCACGTGGTGTTTTCGAGATTCTTTTACGTAATCGAACTGTTGATCTGAATGCCAGAACTAGTGACGGAACAACACCATTGATACTGGCTGCACGTATGGCAAATGAAGGAATGTTGGAACAATTAGTATTACATAATTGTGAATTAAATATTGCTGATGATTCTGGGAAAACTGCATTACATTGGGCATCATCAGTTAACAATGTGGAAGCTGTACGTGTTTTACTTCAACATGGTGCTGATCGTGATGCTCGAAATATACGTGAAGAAACACCATTATTTCTTGCAGCACGTGAAGGTGCATATCAATGTGCGAAATTATTGCTTGATTATCATGCTAATCGTGATATAACCGATAATATGGATCAATTACCAAGAGACGTGGCATTAGCACGAATGCATACAGATATCGTAGAATTATTAGATAAACATGAACCATCAACATTACCGCCACCAATTCAAGctattaataataacaataattccGGTAATAGTAGCAACAATGGTAGtggaggtggtggtggtggtggtggtataaCATCACCAAATCCAAAtcgtatgatgatggttacaTCACCAATTCCGGTACAACAATGGGGTACATTGGGTAGAAATACGGCACCCAGAcgtaataaacaacaacaacaacaacaacacaatcatcatatggcAAGTggtcaacatcaacatcaatcgAATCTTAATCTTGCCACTAGTAttggcaacaaaaacaacaacaatagcaatgcatcatcatcgatattaaGTCCAACTGGTACATTGAAAGgaaccaaatcatcatcattttcatcaaaaaatgattcatcatcatcgacaacaaagaatggaaatcaatcaaatgtgccaccgccaccaccaccaccaagaAATTGTGTTGCACTTTATAATGGATTACATCATTCATCGAATCCATTGCAGCAACCAATTTTATTGTTAGGCTCTGGtgcaccatcaacaacaacatcggcaacatcgacaacatcaCCAACGACACCACcatcaaccacaacaacaatgggtactaattatgaaattctaacatcatcatctacagctgcaaatgacaattattcacaacatcatcaacaacagcaaacatATTCAAGCTCAATAAATTCTTCTTCTCATCAACATCAggcatcattttcattaaatggatctcaacaacaacctcaAACctcaacaaatcatcatgatgatgattcaataatgacCAACACTGGTTttattggtcatcatcatcaacatcaaataaGTAATATGAGTACAGCAACAGCAATGACAAATTTAACATCACCCACATCCactgcatcatcatcatattatggtcatcatcataatcatcaaacatcacaaatatcaaatcatcatcaagattatAATAGTatacaacagcagcagcaacaacaacaacaacaacaattgatggCTATACAATCATCAGCAATGATATCACCACCATTAATGATAAATggtcaaacaacaacaacaataaataatggatcaagaccaccaccagcatataatgaatgttttcatttgaaacaattatcAACAGCATCGTCAAtgtctaatcatcatcataatcaatataatcaacaacagcagcagaatattcaccataatcatcatttacaacCAATAGCTGTTGCACCACGACAACAATTATTACAGcaacaattacaacaacaatgtggTATTGTAAATGGTGGttgtcaacaacagcagccaccaacaccaacagcaacaatagcACCggcatcattattatcatcaccaacatcatcgaaTACCACAATGATggcatatcatcatcaaaataataatcagacTATATCAagaatacaacaacaacagccatcTAATAATCAACAGGTAAactcgacaacaacaacaacaacaactttaatccagaatcaacaacaatctcaACAACCACGGCCATTAGATTCATATCCAACACCATCACCAGATTCATGggcatcattatcaacatcatcaccattatcggTAATGAATGATTGGACATCAGCAtcaagtggtggtggtacaacgacaacatcaaCTGCAGCATCATCTgtatcttcttcatcattatctggATCATCAGTGACAACTGTTATAAATGGAACggaacaaccaccaccaaatagtagtagtaatctattattattaaatacaAATGGACCACAACCAGGACAGACAGCATTATCAGCTGTTACCGGCAATGGTAATATTGGACAAATGTTATCAATGGGTATGATTATGTTATCACCGACGAATGCAACATCATATCAATCAGCAATGAATattccaaataataatcaatcatctacagcaacagcaacaacaacaacaactggccgtcaacaacaacaacagcagccacaacaatcacaaacCGGTGCAAATATTTTGGCCACTACTGCTgctgccaccaccaccaccaccatgacTGCCACCgataattcatcaaataataactcatcatccatttatcatcatcatacacatcATCAGCCAAGAtttcaaccatcatcaacacagcAAGCTGTTTTTATCtga